One genomic region from Sphingomicrobium aestuariivivum encodes:
- a CDS encoding 5' nucleotidase, NT5C type: MTAPALFLDCDGVLADFDGGVRALTGLDPQSFQKKVGVGGFWKTLARADGFYANLEPLPGALEMVERLAHLSPTILTGLPLGKWAEPQKRAWAERWLPGIPVITCMARDKHRYAAPGDVLVDDREKQRAPWEEEAKGRFILHRTPAMSLGELAEIYKL; encoded by the coding sequence TTGACCGCCCCCGCCCTCTTCCTCGATTGCGACGGCGTGCTCGCCGATTTCGACGGCGGGGTGCGCGCCTTGACCGGCCTCGACCCGCAGTCCTTCCAGAAGAAGGTCGGCGTCGGCGGCTTCTGGAAGACGCTCGCGCGCGCCGACGGCTTCTACGCCAATCTCGAGCCGCTCCCCGGCGCGCTCGAGATGGTCGAGCGCCTCGCCCACCTCTCGCCCACCATCCTCACCGGCCTGCCGCTCGGCAAATGGGCCGAGCCCCAGAAACGCGCCTGGGCGGAACGCTGGCTGCCCGGCATTCCCGTCATCACCTGCATGGCGCGCGACAAGCATCGCTATGCCGCGCCGGGCGACGTCCTCGTCGATGACCGCGAAAAGCAGCGGGCGCCCTGGGAGGAGGAAGCGAAAGGCCGCTTCATCCTCCACAGGACGCCCGCAATGTCGCTCGGCGAACTGGCCGAAATCTACAAGCTCTAG